From a region of the Synchiropus splendidus isolate RoL2022-P1 chromosome 12, RoL_Sspl_1.0, whole genome shotgun sequence genome:
- the bmf2 gene encoding BCL2 modifying factor 2 isoform X2 — protein sequence MDDEEEDMLRPISQLRGTPFGNLKFEERATQFSAGQSVSAVTSQSHDNNNTLPCGPRRQPHVPFHGNAGLRPHFPAQFEPMEDRGERQVEEAEEDGERGQDDRMEHRRLGQEGLSVEAQIGRKLREIGDKFNEDHIEFLRQQRQNLPAWMRLTLALFGVLFPGQPPAPRLRAEQR from the exons atggatgatgaggaggaggacatgTTGCGGCCCATCTCTCAACTCCGGGGAACTCCCTTCGGGAACCTTAAATTCGAGGAGCGAGCCACGCAGTTCTCCGCCGGACAGTCCGTTTCTGCCGTCACCTCGCAGAGtcacgacaacaacaacacgctGCCCTGCGGCCCACGGAGACAGCCGCACGTGCCCTTCCACG GAAACGCTGGATTACGCCCCCACTTTCCTGCGCAGTTTGAGCCTatggaggacagaggagagaggcaAGTCGAAGAGGCGGAGGAGGACGGCGAGAGAGGGCAGGACGACAGGATGGAGCACCGGCGGCTGGGACAGGAGGGACTGAGCGTCGAGGCGCAAATCGGCCGCAAACTCCGGGAGATCGGGGACAAGTTCAACGAGGATCACATTGAG TTCCTGAGGCAGCAGAGACAAAACCTCCCGGCGTGGATGCGCCTCACCTTGGCTCTTTTCGGCGTTCTGTTCCCGGGTCAGCCGCCGGCCCCTCGTCTGCGGGCCGAGCAGAGATGA
- the bmf2 gene encoding BCL2 modifying factor 2 isoform X1 has translation MDDEEEDMLRPISQLRGTPFGNLKFEERATQFSAGQSVSAVTSQSHDNNNTLPCGPRRQPHVPFHGNAGLRPHFPAQFEPMEDRGERQVEEAEEDGERGQDDRMEHRRLGQEGLSVEAQIGRKLREIGDKFNEDHIEVFLRQQRQNLPAWMRLTLALFGVLFPGQPPAPRLRAEQR, from the exons atggatgatgaggaggaggacatgTTGCGGCCCATCTCTCAACTCCGGGGAACTCCCTTCGGGAACCTTAAATTCGAGGAGCGAGCCACGCAGTTCTCCGCCGGACAGTCCGTTTCTGCCGTCACCTCGCAGAGtcacgacaacaacaacacgctGCCCTGCGGCCCACGGAGACAGCCGCACGTGCCCTTCCACG GAAACGCTGGATTACGCCCCCACTTTCCTGCGCAGTTTGAGCCTatggaggacagaggagagaggcaAGTCGAAGAGGCGGAGGAGGACGGCGAGAGAGGGCAGGACGACAGGATGGAGCACCGGCGGCTGGGACAGGAGGGACTGAGCGTCGAGGCGCAAATCGGCCGCAAACTCCGGGAGATCGGGGACAAGTTCAACGAGGATCACATTGAGGTG TTCCTGAGGCAGCAGAGACAAAACCTCCCGGCGTGGATGCGCCTCACCTTGGCTCTTTTCGGCGTTCTGTTCCCGGGTCAGCCGCCGGCCCCTCGTCTGCGGGCCGAGCAGAGATGA